The Clostridiales bacterium DNA segment GCCTTAGAACTTACAAAACTTGAATCTGTCGAATGAGTGTTCAAAATAACATAAGCATATATTACGAATCGAAGATTATGGATAATATATACATATAAAACGTTAACTTCTTATGGCCTGGCATAATTAAAGGCATGACCAGTGTAAATATGAACATTTGTTTAATATTTTTATAAAGTATTGAATTAAATTAAAATTTAATATATTATAATAATAAAACAAAGAGAGGGGGCATCTAACATGCTGATTCGAAATTGTGCCGGCGGTGTTGTTTTTAGCGGCGATAAAGTTTTTCTGTTAAAGAATGAAAAAAGTGAATGGGTTTTACCGAAGGGTGTAATTCGTAACGGTGAACTGCCTCATGAAGTTGCTGTGAAAAGAGTAAAGCAGGAAACAGGAATTTCAGCTGAGATCATATCGACTGCGGGGCAAACAAGTTACGAATTTTTTTCTTTTACGAGGAAAAGACCTGTTTGTAACAGAATCACCTGGTATATCATGGAGGCAGTTGATGAAAACTTTTCTGTTTCAAAGGATGAAAACTTTTCAGAGGGAGGTTATTTTACCTTTGACGAGGCTGAAAACATTATAACCTATAGCCAGGATAAAGCTTTAGTAAGGCTTTCCTTTGCAAAATACAAAGAGATGCAGTGCGAGGCTACTGCAGAGGAGGCTAAAAGCTACGCAAGGTAACAATTGCATAGTCAATTGCGAAAGCTGATATCTGCCTTAAGTTCGAATGGCCCGTTTTTGATTGCATGGTGATGCAGTATGAATGAATACAGAACTATATATAAAGAAACATGTGAAGAAATATATGAGAAAAAGTCACGCTTTATATGTAACTTAAAGCATGCGAAAAATGAAGCTGAAACTGCTGAGTTTATTCGAGAGACAAGGGAAAAATACAGGGATGCTACTCATAATGTTTTTGCCTATGTTGTATATTGCGGCACTTTATTACAAAAGCAGAGTGATGATGGAGAGCCCCATGGTACAGCCGGAATGCCTGCACTTAATGTCATACGAAGCAAAGATCTGGTAAATGTTTGCGTTGTTGTCACTAGATACTTCGGCGGTATTTTATTAGGAGCAGGCGGCCTGATAAGAGCGTATTCGCAAGCAGTAAAAAGAGGAGTTGAAAAGTCGGGTATCTGTACCATGGCTCTTCATGACAAAATATCGATAAAGGTGCCTTATACATTGCTTGTAAAAGTAAAAAATGCAATTGATATTTCAAAAGGCGATGTGCTTGATATAGAGTATACCGATTATGTCAGAGTCATTGCTAAAATAAAATATGATAGCACTGCTCTCTTCATTCATAAAATAAATGAAATATCAAATGGCAAAGCCGAAATAGGACTTCTGGATAAGTATTATGATATATGTCCAGAAGCAGCTGATTAAAAACATATCAAGAATTTCCTATTTCTTTTTGCAGCAGATTTCATAGACTCCAATGCAGAATAAAAATATTGCAAACATTTTTCTAAGGATCGCAGATGAAATGTATGAGGCTAAGATAGACCCCAGTACAGCTCCCAGAATACCTGCGGCTATAAGCTTAAAGAGCAATTTTTTTTCGATATTTCCGTTTTTTATATGGGTAATCAATGCGATGGATGCAGTGGGTATAAAAGAGATCAGATTAACGCTCTGGGCAATTTGCTGGCTTATGCCGGATGTCAATATCAGAACGGGTATTAGTATAGTACCTCCGCCTATACCCATGCCGCTGATTATACCGGATAGTATGCTGACTATAAAAATGAGCATTAAAACACCATCCTTATCGCAGACAATATCATGAACGCGCCGAATATTTTTCTGAGCATGCCGGCCGAAAATTTATTTAAAATCTTTGCTCCTATATATGCCCCTGCCATACTACCGAATACAACATTCATAGTCAGCCTCCAATCGGTTAGATTATGTTTAAAATAAATATACGAGCTTATGATCGAAAGC contains these protein-coding regions:
- a CDS encoding sulfite exporter TauE/SafE family protein, whose product is MLIFIVSILSGIISGMGIGGGTILIPVLILTSGISQQIAQSVNLISFIPTASIALITHIKNGNIEKKLLFKLIAAGILGAVLGSILASYISSAILRKMFAIFLFCIGVYEICCKKK
- a CDS encoding NUDIX hydrolase, whose translation is MLIRNCAGGVVFSGDKVFLLKNEKSEWVLPKGVIRNGELPHEVAVKRVKQETGISAEIISTAGQTSYEFFSFTRKRPVCNRITWYIMEAVDENFSVSKDENFSEGGYFTFDEAENIITYSQDKALVRLSFAKYKEMQCEATAEEAKSYAR
- a CDS encoding YigZ family protein, with protein sequence MNEYRTIYKETCEEIYEKKSRFICNLKHAKNEAETAEFIRETREKYRDATHNVFAYVVYCGTLLQKQSDDGEPHGTAGMPALNVIRSKDLVNVCVVVTRYFGGILLGAGGLIRAYSQAVKRGVEKSGICTMALHDKISIKVPYTLLVKVKNAIDISKGDVLDIEYTDYVRVIAKIKYDSTALFIHKINEISNGKAEIGLLDKYYDICPEAAD